One window of Nostoc sp. C052 genomic DNA carries:
- a CDS encoding cupin domain-containing protein: protein MANLLLDDGTIESDLSEIARELGPLGIELRHYDPGTSLLFPDLLDQDVLTEAEKRYCVELHNSVFEFIQQENGGIWCDLLNVHPGSCNLHHLIATYGRYHTHLAAEPLYVLAGEMIYGFVRPDGSQVKLLIQAQDYLYIPAGVEHWCSPTASLNFKGIRYFAMPAAGCANAEGWVPNYTGTQVSDSLNKPH from the coding sequence ATGGCTAACCTACTACTTGACGACGGTACGATTGAGAGCGACTTAAGCGAAATAGCTCGTGAACTTGGGCCTCTCGGTATTGAACTTAGACACTACGACCCAGGAACATCGCTACTCTTCCCCGATCTGCTAGACCAGGACGTTTTAACTGAGGCTGAGAAACGTTATTGTGTAGAACTTCATAACAGCGTCTTTGAATTTATTCAGCAAGAAAATGGCGGTATCTGGTGTGACTTGCTAAATGTGCATCCAGGTTCTTGCAATCTTCACCACCTGATAGCAACCTACGGACGCTACCATACTCATCTTGCTGCTGAACCTCTCTACGTGCTGGCAGGAGAAATGATCTATGGCTTTGTGCGACCTGATGGTAGCCAAGTAAAGCTTTTAATTCAGGCACAAGATTATCTCTACATCCCCGCCGGCGTTGAGCATTGGTGCAGCCCAACTGCATCGTTGAATTTCAAAGGAATACGCTATTTTGCGATGCCTGCGGCGGGCTGCGCTAACGCCGAAGGCTGGGTTCCCAATTATACAGGTACTCAAGTGAGTGATTCACTCAACAAGCCCCATTAA
- the thrC gene encoding threonine synthase, translating into MTQAITTQTQTSTAYFQALKCKECGAEYELKASNVCELCFGPLEVKYDYNALRLTVTRETIQAGPNSIWRYRPFLPVATDNVIDVGTGMTPLVRSHRLARRLGLNKLYIKNDAVNMPTLSFKDRVVSVALSRARELGFTTVSCASTGNLANSTAAIAAHAGLDCCVFIPADLEAGKILGSLIYSPTLMAVKGNYDQVNRLCSEVANTHGWGFVNINLRPYYSEGSKTLGFEVAEQLGWELPDHVVAPLASGSLFTKIYKGFQEFVEVGLVENKSVRFSGAQAEGCSPIAQAFKEGRDFIKPVKPNTIAKSLAIGNPADGIYAVELAQKTGGNIESVNDAEIIDGIKLLAETEGIFTETAGGTTVAVLKKLVEAGKIDPDETTVIYITGNGLKTQEAIQGYVGEPLTIDAKLDSFERALERSRTLDRLEWQQVLV; encoded by the coding sequence ATGACTCAGGCAATTACAACCCAAACCCAAACCAGCACTGCCTACTTTCAAGCCTTGAAGTGTAAGGAATGTGGTGCAGAATATGAACTCAAAGCCAGCAATGTTTGTGAGTTATGTTTTGGGCCATTAGAAGTTAAGTATGACTATAACGCCCTACGTCTGACTGTCACTCGTGAAACAATTCAAGCTGGACCCAATTCCATTTGGCGCTATCGTCCCTTTTTGCCTGTCGCAACTGACAATGTTATTGATGTGGGAACGGGGATGACTCCCTTGGTTCGTTCCCACCGTCTTGCCCGTCGCCTGGGTCTAAATAAGCTTTATATAAAAAATGATGCCGTTAATATGCCCACCCTGAGCTTTAAGGATCGGGTGGTGTCAGTTGCCCTATCGAGGGCGCGAGAGTTGGGTTTCACTACTGTTTCTTGCGCTAGCACTGGTAACTTAGCAAATTCTACAGCGGCGATCGCAGCTCACGCCGGTTTAGACTGCTGTGTGTTCATCCCCGCAGATTTAGAAGCCGGTAAAATTCTCGGTAGCCTGATTTACAGTCCCACCTTAATGGCAGTCAAGGGCAACTACGATCAAGTAAATCGTCTCTGTTCGGAAGTTGCTAATACACATGGCTGGGGTTTTGTCAACATTAATCTGCGTCCTTATTACTCTGAAGGTTCTAAGACACTAGGTTTTGAAGTTGCGGAACAACTAGGCTGGGAACTACCCGATCATGTTGTTGCTCCTTTAGCATCTGGTTCGCTCTTTACAAAAATTTATAAAGGATTCCAAGAATTTGTCGAAGTTGGTTTGGTAGAAAACAAGAGCGTTCGTTTCAGTGGCGCTCAAGCTGAAGGTTGTTCGCCCATTGCCCAAGCCTTCAAAGAAGGACGTGACTTTATTAAGCCAGTTAAACCGAATACAATTGCGAAATCGCTAGCGATCGGCAACCCAGCAGACGGCATTTATGCTGTGGAGTTAGCTCAGAAGACTGGTGGTAACATTGAATCAGTCAATGATGCCGAAATTATTGATGGCATCAAGTTGCTGGCAGAAACCGAAGGCATCTTCACAGAAACGGCTGGTGGTACAACCGTTGCCGTACTGAAAAAACTGGTAGAAGCTGGCAAAATTGATCCAGATGAAACTACTGTGATTTACATCACTGGTAATGGTCTGAAAACTCAAGAAGCAATCCAAGGCTACGTTGGCGAACCCTTGACTATTGATGCGAAACTCGATAGTTTTGAACGTGCCCTAGAGCGATCGCGTACTCTAGATCGCTTGGAATGGCAACAAGTTCTCGTTTAG
- a CDS encoding ubiquitin-like small modifier protein 1: MAVKVLVPTTLQSFTNNQATLESTGSTIAELLDSLEQSFPGIKSRLCDEQGKLRRFVNFYVDSEDIRHLDGINTTLKDGDEVSIVPAVAGG; the protein is encoded by the coding sequence ATGGCTGTAAAAGTTTTAGTTCCTACAACTCTTCAGAGTTTTACTAATAATCAAGCTACTCTAGAATCCACCGGCAGCACTATTGCTGAATTGTTAGATTCTTTAGAACAAAGCTTTCCTGGTATTAAATCTCGGTTGTGCGATGAACAAGGTAAGCTACGTCGCTTTGTAAATTTTTACGTCGATAGCGAAGATATCCGTCATCTAGATGGTATTAACACAACTCTTAAAGATGGCGATGAAGTAAGTATTGTCCCAGCTGTCGCTGGTGGTTAA
- a CDS encoding NADPH-dependent FMN reductase, producing MASTPKILAFAGSTRIDSYNKKLVKIAAAGAKAAGAEVTYIDLRDLPLPLFDEDLEAEQGLPANARILKDLLISHQGLLIASPEYNSSLTAVLKNAIDWASRPAPNEAPLAAFAGKVAAILSASPGALGGLRGLVHLRSILGNIKVLVLPDQIAVPKAYEAFNPDGTLKDPKQQESIEKLGDNLTKILLKLN from the coding sequence ATGGCATCTACACCTAAAATCCTTGCCTTTGCTGGCAGTACCCGGATTGATTCTTACAACAAAAAATTGGTAAAAATCGCGGCGGCTGGCGCTAAAGCAGCAGGTGCGGAAGTTACTTATATAGACCTCCGCGATTTGCCTTTACCTCTGTTTGATGAAGACTTGGAAGCTGAACAAGGACTACCTGCCAACGCCCGTATTTTGAAGGATTTGCTGATTTCTCACCAAGGATTGCTGATTGCTTCGCCGGAATATAACAGTTCACTCACAGCAGTTCTCAAGAACGCCATCGACTGGGCATCCCGTCCCGCACCAAATGAAGCACCATTAGCGGCTTTTGCAGGTAAGGTTGCTGCCATTCTCAGCGCTTCTCCAGGCGCTCTTGGTGGTTTGCGGGGGTTGGTTCACCTGCGGTCTATTTTGGGAAACATCAAAGTTTTGGTACTTCCCGACCAGATAGCCGTACCCAAAGCTTACGAAGCCTTCAATCCTGATGGCACACTAAAAGATCCTAAACAGCAAGAATCTATTGAAAAGTTAGGTGATAATTTAACAAAAATATTGCTGAAGCTCAACTAA
- the bcp gene encoding thioredoxin-dependent thiol peroxidase yields MSNIPQIGQPAPDFFTPDQNGNSVTLDDLSNQWIVLYFYPKDDTPGCTTEAKDFTDLYQDFSALGAKILGVSPDSGKSHCKFISKHNLSITLLSDPEHLLIEAYGAWRLKKFMGKEYMGVARSTFLISPDKIIVYAWPNVKTKGHAQAVLTKLRELAAT; encoded by the coding sequence ATGAGCAACATTCCCCAAATCGGACAACCAGCACCAGATTTCTTTACTCCCGATCAAAATGGCAATTCAGTCACTCTCGACGATCTCAGCAATCAGTGGATTGTTCTCTATTTTTACCCCAAAGATGATACCCCTGGCTGTACCACCGAAGCGAAAGATTTCACCGATTTGTATCAAGACTTCAGCGCATTAGGAGCGAAAATCTTAGGTGTAAGTCCAGATTCGGGTAAGTCTCATTGTAAATTTATCAGCAAACATAACTTGTCAATCACCCTCTTGAGTGACCCAGAACATCTTCTGATAGAAGCCTACGGCGCTTGGCGCTTGAAAAAATTTATGGGCAAAGAATATATGGGTGTTGCTCGCTCAACTTTTTTAATTTCACCTGATAAAATTATTGTCTATGCTTGGCCTAATGTAAAAACCAAAGGTCATGCTCAGGCAGTTTTAACTAAATTACGGGAATTAGCTGCTACGTAA
- a CDS encoding SH3 domain-containing protein, translating to MSVILNTGIAHQISLAKSTNPQKCDIFAYVIDTDPQGLNVRSGASTNNTILGQIPINETVQVISATGNWVQITNASDGFQGTGWVFVPRLGLTTRGYGTNGVDFYASTSQQSQKVGRIPANTAIKLLGCQGDWAQVEYQGVKGWLAREDQCGAALTSCS from the coding sequence ATGAGTGTAATACTCAATACTGGTATAGCTCATCAAATAAGTTTAGCGAAATCAACTAATCCTCAAAAGTGTGATATTTTTGCCTACGTCATCGATACAGATCCACAAGGTTTAAATGTGCGGAGTGGCGCAAGTACAAACAACACAATTCTAGGGCAAATACCCATAAACGAGACAGTTCAGGTTATTAGTGCTACTGGAAATTGGGTGCAGATTACTAATGCTAGTGATGGTTTTCAAGGAACTGGATGGGTATTTGTGCCAAGGTTAGGTTTAACAACGCGGGGCTACGGCACTAATGGCGTGGATTTTTATGCTAGTACCAGTCAACAAAGCCAAAAAGTAGGAAGAATTCCTGCTAATACGGCTATCAAATTGCTAGGCTGTCAGGGAGATTGGGCACAGGTGGAATATCAAGGTGTGAAAGGATGGTTGGCAAGGGAAGATCAATGTGGTGCAGCCCTTACCAGTTGTTCTTAG
- the thrC gene encoding threonine synthase, whose protein sequence is MTLSLSVATSHRQPWPGLIEAYREYLPVSENTPIVTLLEGNTPLIPAPAIAERIGRQVRVFVKYDGLNPTGSFKDRGMTMAISKAKEAGAKAVICASTGNTSAAAAAYARRGGMNAFVLIPDGYVALGKLAQALLYGAEVLAIKGNFDQALEIVREMAESYPITLVNSVNPYRLEGQKTAAFEIVDALGDAPDWLCIPVGNAGNITAYWMGFCQYHQARKCDRLPRMMGFQAAGAAPLVHGKPVAHPETLATAIRIGNPASWELAIAAQTASQGNFHAVTDAEILDAYRLLAASEGIFCEPASAASVAGLLQVKDQIPTGATVVCVLTGNGLKDPDTAIKHNHSQFQQGIAAELGAVAKAMGF, encoded by the coding sequence GTGACTTTGAGCCTGTCTGTTGCTACATCCCATCGCCAACCCTGGCCTGGACTGATAGAAGCCTATCGCGAATACTTGCCTGTCAGCGAAAACACACCGATTGTGACTCTGTTGGAGGGTAACACGCCTCTCATCCCAGCGCCAGCGATCGCAGAACGTATTGGCAGACAAGTACGGGTTTTTGTCAAATATGACGGTCTCAATCCCACCGGCAGTTTCAAAGACCGGGGAATGACTATGGCAATTTCCAAGGCCAAGGAAGCAGGGGCAAAAGCAGTAATTTGTGCCAGCACGGGCAACACCTCAGCCGCCGCCGCCGCTTATGCCAGACGTGGGGGGATGAATGCCTTTGTACTGATTCCTGACGGTTATGTGGCGTTGGGCAAGTTGGCACAAGCGTTGCTGTATGGAGCAGAAGTATTGGCAATTAAAGGTAATTTTGACCAAGCCCTAGAAATTGTCCGCGAGATGGCCGAAAGCTATCCAATCACTTTGGTGAATTCGGTCAATCCCTACCGCCTAGAAGGACAAAAAACAGCAGCCTTTGAAATTGTCGATGCTCTGGGTGATGCCCCAGACTGGTTATGTATTCCCGTAGGTAATGCGGGAAATATCACAGCATACTGGATGGGATTTTGTCAATATCATCAAGCCAGAAAGTGCGATCGCTTACCCCGAATGATGGGATTCCAAGCCGCAGGTGCAGCCCCTTTAGTGCATGGTAAGCCAGTGGCGCATCCCGAAACCCTAGCAACAGCAATTCGCATTGGCAACCCTGCTAGTTGGGAGTTAGCGATCGCAGCCCAAACCGCCAGTCAGGGAAATTTCCACGCCGTTACCGATGCCGAAATTCTCGATGCTTATCGACTTTTAGCAGCATCAGAAGGTATCTTCTGCGAACCTGCTAGCGCCGCTTCTGTTGCTGGCTTGTTACAGGTGAAAGACCAAATTCCTACAGGGGCGACAGTAGTTTGTGTCCTCACAGGTAATGGTCTAAAAGACCCAGATACGGCCATTAAACACAATCACAGTCAATTTCAACAGGGTATTGCAGCAGAATTGGGTGCAGTAGCCAAAGCAATGGGATTTTAG
- a CDS encoding type I restriction endonuclease — translation MVEVIQAHNASLAYLEARFGLQQTEGEDFFTEWFDTLPEITDIEKQYLDRVKANFMRLVKHPPILENAVKMVVLSPLLDLAGFYREPFFLTTEESLEITLEDEEEIIRGCIDVLVIQEKLWLLVIESKRASFSLLAAIPQALAYMLGNHNPDKPVFGLVTNGSHFLFIKLSKQNTFKYALSDECTLLKRENEVYQVLRILRKLSQSLS, via the coding sequence ATGGTTGAAGTCATCCAAGCTCATAATGCCAGTCTTGCTTATTTAGAAGCAAGATTTGGTCTACAACAAACTGAAGGTGAAGATTTTTTTACAGAGTGGTTTGACACTCTGCCAGAAATCACAGATATAGAAAAACAATATCTAGACAGAGTTAAAGCTAATTTTATGAGATTGGTTAAACATCCACCAATCTTAGAGAATGCAGTTAAGATGGTAGTTTTGTCTCCTTTATTAGACTTGGCAGGATTCTATCGTGAACCATTTTTTCTGACTACTGAAGAATCTCTAGAAATTACCTTAGAGGATGAAGAAGAAATTATCAGAGGGTGCATTGATGTTCTAGTTATCCAAGAAAAATTGTGGCTGTTAGTAATTGAATCAAAAAGGGCTAGCTTTTCCCTTTTAGCAGCTATACCCCAAGCACTGGCTTATATGTTGGGCAATCATAATCCAGACAAACCTGTGTTTGGATTAGTGACTAATGGAAGTCATTTTCTTTTCATTAAATTGAGTAAGCAAAATACATTCAAGTATGCTCTTTCTGATGAGTGCACTCTTTTAAAGCGAGAAAATGAAGTATATCAAGTTCTCAGAATTTTAAGAAAACTAAGTCAAAGTTTGAGTTAA
- a CDS encoding iron uptake porin, with amino-acid sequence MLAWLLIAGVNGVAQKVLAQEYVNTETTQESGVKNDNIIPSSPSLSQEEPMAQVTSVSQLKDVQPNDWAFQALQSLVERYGCIAGYPDSSYRGNRALTRYEFAAGVNACLDRVNELITTATNDLVTREDLATLQKLQSEFAPELATLRGRVDSLEAKTTEIAANQFSTTTKLSGLLIVGIQGRTSNRGDVNPRDGQKDTNDAGTNINVMSLAQLYLTSQITPTSYLFTGLIDGKGKTTPRFTNSVSRNDVLLGYEFPTSNLIVSDLNFHWLITDTLAVMVGTEGVSMPAAFRGPNRVESAATGPLSYFAQRNPILNMGYGHGGIAIDWQFAKRASLQAIYTSYKPGNPGKDSGLFDGTTTTGVQLLLTPTDTLDLSLYYVNNYASDGCLLTFVGDECLTAVNTTTGKSAPLQTNAVGATLTWQISPRISAGAWGGYTKSYIPGQSGNVETTNYMVFLNFPDLFAKGNLGGIYVGQPPKITSSDLPVGNNVPDFINTGLGRAGGQPGTTTQIEAFYRFQLSDNISITPGIIHLIQPGNTPDSDSVTIGILRSTFSF; translated from the coding sequence ATGCTTGCATGGTTACTTATTGCAGGAGTAAATGGAGTTGCACAAAAAGTACTAGCACAAGAGTACGTAAATACAGAAACTACTCAGGAGTCAGGAGTTAAGAATGATAATATTATTCCCTCGTCTCCCTCTCTCTCTCAAGAAGAACCGATGGCGCAAGTTACATCGGTATCTCAACTCAAAGACGTACAACCCAACGATTGGGCATTCCAAGCATTACAGTCTTTGGTAGAACGCTATGGTTGTATAGCAGGCTATCCAGATAGCAGCTATCGCGGTAATCGCGCCTTAACTCGCTATGAATTTGCTGCCGGTGTGAATGCTTGTTTAGATAGAGTCAACGAATTAATCACTACAGCCACCAACGATTTAGTCACCCGCGAAGATTTAGCAACATTACAAAAATTGCAATCAGAGTTTGCCCCTGAATTAGCAACTTTGCGGGGTCGTGTCGATAGTTTAGAAGCCAAAACCACCGAAATCGCAGCTAACCAATTCTCAACAACAACTAAACTCAGTGGACTACTGATAGTTGGCATTCAAGGACGGACTAGCAATCGTGGTGATGTTAATCCTAGAGATGGACAAAAAGATACAAATGATGCAGGTACAAACATTAATGTTATGTCCCTGGCGCAGCTATATTTAACTAGTCAAATCACTCCCACTAGCTACTTATTTACAGGTCTTATAGATGGTAAAGGGAAAACTACACCTAGATTTACCAATAGTGTTTCTCGGAATGATGTTTTACTTGGCTACGAATTTCCTACAAGTAACTTAATTGTAAGTGACCTCAATTTTCATTGGCTGATAACAGATACATTAGCAGTAATGGTGGGAACAGAAGGTGTAAGTATGCCAGCTGCTTTCCGAGGTCCCAATCGTGTAGAAAGTGCTGCAACTGGGCCGTTGTCTTATTTTGCCCAAAGAAACCCAATTTTAAATATGGGATACGGTCACGGCGGTATAGCTATTGATTGGCAATTTGCTAAACGTGCTAGTTTGCAGGCAATTTATACTAGTTACAAACCAGGAAATCCCGGTAAAGATAGTGGTTTATTTGATGGAACCACTACTACAGGTGTGCAATTGCTGCTGACACCAACCGATACTCTAGATTTAAGTTTGTACTACGTTAATAATTACGCTTCAGATGGTTGTTTGCTAACCTTTGTTGGTGATGAATGCTTAACTGCGGTTAATACGACTACTGGAAAATCAGCACCCCTACAAACCAACGCCGTGGGTGCGACTTTAACTTGGCAAATTTCTCCCCGCATTAGCGCAGGCGCATGGGGTGGTTATACTAAATCTTATATTCCTGGGCAATCGGGAAATGTAGAGACAACAAATTATATGGTGTTTTTGAATTTCCCTGATTTATTTGCTAAAGGAAATTTGGGGGGAATTTATGTCGGTCAACCTCCGAAAATCACTAGTAGCGACTTACCTGTAGGGAATAATGTCCCTGATTTTATCAATACAGGTTTAGGACGTGCCGGTGGACAACCAGGAACAACTACTCAAATTGAAGCATTTTATCGTTTCCAATTATCAGATAATATCAGCATTACACCAGGAATAATTCATCTTATCCAGCCTGGCAACACACCAGATAGTGACTCAGTTACCATTGGCATTCTGCGTAGTACTTTCAGTTTTTAA
- a CDS encoding molybdopterin-binding protein produces MPRKEQGWVTFQTSEDERKILEEFCEQSQRTKTEILRELVRSLTQQSSVPISPSTQQEEQENIYTQKPEIESNIQKKSLKVSSRNILKGVVKRVVYGAVNSEVTLEIIHRVELTSIITRASAEELELSEGKEAYAVIKSNDIVIARE; encoded by the coding sequence ATGCCAAGAAAAGAACAAGGATGGGTTACATTTCAAACCTCAGAGGACGAGCGCAAGATTCTAGAGGAGTTCTGTGAACAGTCTCAACGTACCAAGACTGAGATTCTGCGGGAACTCGTGCGTAGCCTTACTCAGCAATCTTCAGTACCAATATCACCATCAACTCAGCAAGAAGAACAGGAAAATATTTACACTCAAAAACCTGAGATAGAAAGTAATATTCAAAAGAAATCACTAAAAGTTAGCTCTCGCAATATTCTTAAAGGTGTCGTTAAACGAGTTGTTTATGGAGCAGTTAATAGTGAGGTAACTTTGGAGATTATTCATAGAGTAGAATTAACTTCAATTATCACCAGAGCTTCCGCAGAAGAGTTGGAACTATCTGAGGGAAAAGAAGCTTATGCAGTTATTAAGTCTAACGATATTGTCATTGCTAGAGAATAG
- a CDS encoding cysteine desulfurase family protein, whose translation MSIRPIYLDGHATTPIDERVLAAMLPYFTEKFGNPASISHVYGWEAEAAVKQTREILAAAINATPEEIVFTSGATEANNLAIKGVAETYFKKGQHIITVATEHGAVIDPCNYLKSLGFEITILPVKKDGLIDLTELKKALRPETILVSVMAANNEIGVLQPLAEIGEICREGLSATGGDRNIIFHTDAAQAIGKIPLDVQAMKIDLMSLTAHKVYGPKGIGALYVRRRNPRVQLAPQQHGGGHERGMRSGTLYTPQIVGFGKAVEIALAEQATENQRLTQLRQRLWEQMKQVEGIHLNGHPQERLAGNLNISVEGVDGSALLLGLQPVMAISSGSACSSTNTAPSHVLTALGHPQQLAYASVRFGIGRFNTEEEIDIVAKHAIATIQSLQNKR comes from the coding sequence ATGTCTATTCGTCCTATCTACCTTGATGGTCACGCTACTACACCTATAGATGAACGGGTACTCGCAGCAATGCTCCCCTACTTCACAGAAAAATTTGGCAACCCAGCAAGTATTAGTCATGTTTATGGTTGGGAAGCAGAAGCCGCTGTTAAGCAAACGCGAGAAATTTTAGCGGCAGCAATCAATGCTACTCCAGAAGAAATTGTTTTTACCAGTGGTGCAACAGAAGCAAATAATTTAGCTATTAAAGGTGTTGCCGAAACTTATTTTAAAAAAGGTCAGCATATTATTACTGTCGCCACTGAACATGGTGCAGTTATTGATCCTTGTAATTATTTAAAAAGTCTCGGTTTTGAAATTACTATTCTCCCTGTAAAAAAAGATGGATTGATTGATTTAACTGAGTTAAAAAAAGCTTTACGTCCTGAAACGATTTTGGTATCGGTGATGGCTGCAAATAACGAAATTGGCGTGTTACAGCCTTTGGCAGAAATTGGAGAAATATGCCGCGAGGGACTAAGCGCTACTGGAGGCGATCGCAATATTATTTTCCACACCGATGCCGCTCAAGCTATTGGTAAAATTCCCTTGGATGTACAAGCGATGAAAATTGACTTGATGTCACTAACAGCACATAAAGTATATGGGCCCAAAGGCATTGGAGCCTTGTACGTCCGCAGACGCAATCCCAGAGTACAACTAGCTCCCCAGCAGCATGGCGGCGGACATGAACGGGGAATGCGTTCTGGTACATTGTATACACCGCAAATTGTCGGCTTTGGGAAAGCTGTAGAAATCGCTTTGGCTGAACAAGCAACAGAAAACCAACGCCTCACCCAGTTAAGACAAAGATTGTGGGAACAGATGAAGCAAGTTGAGGGAATTCATCTCAACGGACACCCTCAAGAACGATTGGCAGGAAACTTGAATATCAGTGTTGAGGGAGTGGATGGATCTGCACTTTTGCTAGGATTACAGCCAGTAATGGCTATATCTTCTGGTTCTGCTTGCTCATCGACAAATACTGCACCTTCCCATGTTCTCACAGCACTGGGACATCCCCAACAGCTAGCTTATGCCTCAGTGCGGTTTGGCATTGGTAGGTTTAATACAGAAGAGGAGATTGATATTGTGGCAAAACATGCGATCGCTACCATTCAAAGTTTACAAAATAAACGTTAA